The proteins below come from a single Burkholderia humptydooensis genomic window:
- a CDS encoding T6SS phospholipase effector Tle1-like catalytic domain-containing protein: MTVRQAGKPITYEEIARAAIDGATKRILRQCPANQADAIACRLYPALSFFFDGTNNNMDRDLPLKKHSNVVKLFRSAKDSVGDEARALYLPGVGTPFKFMKVAGYTDQLKDDDGGIAGLGLGAGGDLRIKYALAEFSRRLEIEWGPGSWKHMREITVAIFGFSRGATEARAFVRRFVEQKCSKDGGKLYWAAPNGVRVPLRINFMGLFDTVASVGGPALHLDWASELAIPAEVERCVHYVSAHEVRRAFPLDSVRVDKTYPGNCEEVVYPGVHSDVGGGYGPEEQGREQDLSLIPLRHMYAEALRAGVPLQPLDQMEPRFRDDFKLADDARIVKLYNEYMAALPAAFGDGLEALIQPHRYLNFRWRSVLARNRADDRVLGRLYQKVGASFCAAVSAGTDADHPPCQPNEWVYDVPKDPEEQARQLLGEQRRLERHIEFLRNPIECRPGPHSYPPTPRELTPYEKMILSAWDEHEPPLLAVDQLLAEYVHDSVAAFTSWPCALWDQRGIWCDQRRYLAENDPMNAGDLAVA, translated from the coding sequence ATGACAGTTCGACAAGCTGGCAAGCCGATTACTTATGAAGAGATCGCGCGTGCAGCGATTGACGGAGCGACGAAGCGTATCCTTCGACAGTGTCCAGCCAATCAGGCAGATGCGATTGCATGTCGACTCTATCCGGCACTGTCGTTCTTCTTCGATGGTACGAATAATAATATGGATCGAGACCTGCCACTCAAAAAGCATTCGAACGTTGTCAAGCTATTTCGTTCTGCGAAGGACTCCGTGGGCGATGAAGCAAGGGCTCTTTATCTTCCTGGCGTTGGAACGCCTTTTAAGTTTATGAAGGTGGCGGGTTATACCGATCAATTGAAAGACGATGACGGTGGGATTGCCGGACTGGGGCTAGGCGCGGGGGGCGATCTGCGTATCAAATATGCATTGGCCGAGTTTTCTCGCCGACTTGAGATTGAATGGGGACCGGGCTCATGGAAGCATATGCGCGAAATCACCGTGGCGATTTTCGGGTTTTCGCGGGGCGCAACGGAGGCACGAGCGTTTGTTCGTCGATTCGTGGAGCAGAAATGCAGTAAAGACGGCGGCAAGCTGTACTGGGCCGCTCCGAATGGCGTGCGCGTGCCGTTGCGTATCAACTTTATGGGACTGTTCGATACCGTCGCTTCAGTGGGCGGTCCCGCTTTACATCTTGATTGGGCGTCGGAACTGGCGATCCCGGCCGAAGTGGAGCGTTGCGTGCACTATGTCTCGGCGCATGAGGTGCGACGAGCATTTCCGCTCGATTCGGTGCGCGTCGACAAGACCTATCCGGGCAACTGCGAGGAAGTCGTATATCCGGGCGTGCATTCCGATGTCGGCGGCGGTTACGGGCCGGAAGAGCAGGGGCGCGAGCAGGACTTGTCGTTGATTCCACTGCGACACATGTATGCAGAAGCTTTGCGGGCCGGCGTGCCATTGCAACCGCTAGACCAGATGGAGCCGAGATTTCGGGACGATTTCAAGCTGGCCGACGACGCTCGGATCGTGAAGTTATACAACGAGTATATGGCTGCGCTTCCGGCCGCGTTCGGCGATGGCCTCGAAGCGCTGATCCAACCGCACCGTTACCTGAACTTCCGGTGGCGCAGCGTTCTTGCTCGCAACCGTGCGGACGATCGCGTATTGGGGCGGCTCTATCAAAAAGTCGGCGCATCGTTTTGCGCGGCCGTGTCGGCCGGAACCGACGCTGACCACCCGCCATGCCAGCCGAACGAATGGGTCTATGACGTGCCGAAGGATCCCGAAGAGCAAGCCAGACAACTATTGGGCGAGCAGCGGCGGCTGGAGCGGCATATCGAGTTCCTGCGCAACCCGATCGAATGCCGCCCCGGCCCGCATAGCTACCCGCCGACCCCGCGCGAACTGACTCCATACGAAAAAATGATCCTGTCGGCGTGGGACGAGCACGAGCCGCCTTTGCTGGCCGTCGATCAACTGCTGGCCGAATACGTTCACGATTCGGTTGCTGCATTCACGTCGTGGCCCTGTGCGCTATGGGATCAGCGGGGGATCTGGTGTGACCAGCGGCGCTATCTCGCGGAGAATGACCCGATGAATGCGGGGGATTTAGCAGTGGCGTAG
- a CDS encoding type VI secretion system Vgr family protein: MTLGPRGPQEAAFAPIFEAIHRGLLQRERLLKLDTPLGANTLIPLRAVGDARLGRDYTWTIDAATTRDDLNPDALIAQPVTLWLQQPRGVLDLNADYRPIHGYVHTVRRLGADGGLTSWQIGFSSALHFLRHRRDEHFWLDRDAQDILSDVFNRYPPLQGAFRFALSGALAKRSYCRQSETDWHFVNRLMEDEGLYGYWTHDGREQKTMLRIVDRVEALPDAKPLDFYRGNAGDEFDGFTQWATLRQLNSVHVASRSGDYQRPATPFEVRQSVQTTRYVEQTNWRTQEQKAIPYPPLEDYSAGAYRYPDSDRGIAWARIRAEEYESRSRRYAGVGGSRWVDVGGRFVLSDHPAHAEADPKEREFVAVAARWTIENNVPIARSGLHFPYSLQADIERARSGYGPAFAVAPHPQDGAMGLYVIEVDAQRTDIEYRSPFEHRKPAMSVEMATVVTPNGEEVWTDPLNRVRARFHWDRQSPPDAFETSPPLLVAQSDTGQQYGGVHVPRRGETVYVDFVGGDCDRPYIVSRAPGGATPPMWHSDGLLSGFQSREYGGGGGYSEMQLDDATGQVRARLLSKTRGDYSHLTLGYGIVQRGNTRGRYLGSGFTLHADQYGAVRANRGLYIGTHSTRHDAEQLEVDAARDQLKDAAEVLAQQSSLSEQHRAESLKAGHDALTELTDATRQPVEPGLSGGRTSGGGTGSANGFKVPAMLLGSAGGMGLTTFQSLHASADRHVNVVAGQSAFVATGKSFVASAGEKVSVFAQDGIKLFAKDAIQIESHRETLDLIGQKTVRIVSATERIEIAADKEILITSGQAYIRLKDGDIQIHAPGRIDIKGSMHNFSGPASMPYPMPTQPDAVCVPCMMKRAAGRSAFVSTGG, translated from the coding sequence ATGACGTTGGGGCCACGCGGGCCGCAGGAGGCGGCGTTTGCGCCGATCTTCGAGGCGATTCATCGTGGGCTGTTGCAGCGCGAGCGGCTGCTGAAGCTCGACACGCCGCTCGGCGCGAACACGCTGATTCCGTTGCGCGCGGTCGGCGACGCCAGGCTCGGCCGCGATTACACGTGGACAATCGACGCCGCGACCACGCGCGACGACCTGAATCCCGACGCGCTGATCGCGCAGCCCGTGACGCTGTGGCTCCAGCAGCCGCGCGGCGTGCTCGACCTGAATGCCGACTACCGGCCGATCCACGGCTACGTGCATACCGTGCGCCGGCTCGGGGCCGACGGCGGCCTGACGTCGTGGCAAATCGGCTTTTCGTCGGCGCTGCACTTTCTCCGGCATCGCCGCGACGAGCATTTCTGGCTCGACCGCGATGCGCAGGACATTCTGTCCGACGTATTCAATCGCTATCCGCCGCTTCAGGGCGCATTCCGGTTCGCGCTGAGCGGGGCGCTCGCGAAGCGTTCGTATTGCCGGCAGAGCGAAACCGACTGGCACTTCGTCAACCGGCTCATGGAAGACGAAGGGCTCTATGGCTACTGGACCCACGACGGTCGCGAGCAGAAGACGATGCTCAGGATCGTCGATCGCGTCGAGGCGCTGCCGGACGCCAAGCCGCTCGACTTCTATCGAGGCAATGCCGGCGACGAGTTCGACGGGTTCACGCAATGGGCAACGCTGCGCCAGTTGAACAGCGTGCACGTCGCCTCGCGTTCCGGCGACTACCAGCGGCCGGCGACGCCGTTCGAGGTCCGGCAGTCGGTGCAAACGACCCGCTACGTCGAGCAGACGAACTGGCGCACGCAGGAGCAGAAGGCGATTCCGTATCCGCCGCTCGAAGACTATAGCGCGGGTGCGTACCGGTATCCGGACTCGGATCGAGGCATTGCGTGGGCGCGCATTCGAGCGGAGGAATACGAGTCGCGCTCGAGGCGATACGCCGGCGTCGGCGGCTCGCGCTGGGTCGATGTCGGCGGCCGGTTCGTGCTGAGCGATCATCCGGCGCACGCCGAAGCCGATCCGAAGGAGCGGGAATTCGTCGCCGTTGCGGCCCGCTGGACGATCGAGAACAACGTGCCGATCGCCCGCTCGGGCCTGCATTTCCCGTACAGCCTGCAAGCGGACATCGAGCGGGCGCGTTCGGGCTATGGCCCGGCGTTCGCGGTTGCGCCGCATCCGCAGGACGGCGCGATGGGCCTCTACGTCATCGAAGTGGACGCGCAGCGCACCGACATCGAATACCGCAGCCCGTTCGAGCATCGCAAGCCGGCCATGTCGGTCGAGATGGCGACGGTGGTCACACCGAACGGCGAGGAGGTCTGGACCGATCCGCTGAACCGCGTGCGCGCGCGATTCCATTGGGACAGGCAGAGTCCGCCCGACGCGTTCGAGACGTCGCCGCCGTTGCTGGTCGCGCAGTCGGATACCGGGCAGCAGTATGGCGGCGTACACGTGCCGCGTCGCGGCGAGACCGTCTATGTCGATTTCGTCGGCGGCGACTGCGACCGCCCGTATATCGTATCGCGCGCGCCGGGCGGGGCGACGCCGCCGATGTGGCATTCGGACGGGCTGCTGTCGGGCTTCCAGTCGCGCGAATACGGAGGCGGCGGCGGTTACAGCGAGATGCAGCTCGACGATGCGACCGGACAGGTGCGCGCGCGTCTGCTGAGCAAGACGCGGGGCGACTACAGTCATCTGACGCTCGGCTACGGGATCGTTCAGCGGGGCAATACGCGCGGCCGCTATCTCGGCTCGGGCTTCACGCTGCATGCCGACCAATACGGCGCGGTCCGCGCGAATCGCGGCCTGTACATCGGCACGCACTCGACCCGCCATGACGCCGAGCAACTGGAGGTGGACGCGGCGCGCGATCAACTGAAGGACGCGGCCGAGGTGCTCGCGCAGCAGTCGTCGCTGAGCGAGCAGCATCGTGCGGAGAGTCTGAAAGCGGGTCACGACGCGCTCACGGAACTGACCGACGCGACGCGGCAGCCGGTCGAGCCGGGCTTGAGCGGCGGGCGCACCTCGGGCGGCGGCACGGGCAGCGCGAACGGCTTCAAGGTGCCGGCGATGCTGCTCGGCAGCGCGGGCGGCATGGGCCTGACGACGTTTCAGTCGCTGCACGCGTCGGCGGATCGGCACGTGAACGTCGTCGCGGGTCAAAGCGCGTTCGTCGCGACGGGGAAGTCGTTCGTGGCAAGCGCGGGCGAGAAGGTGAGCGTGTTCGCGCAGGACGGGATCAAGCTGTTCGCGAAGGACGCGATTCAGATCGAGTCGCATCGCGAGACGCTCGACCTGATCGGCCAGAAGACGGTGCGGATCGTGTCGGCGACGGAGCGCATCGAGATCGCGGCGGACAAGGAGATACTGATCACGTCGGGGCAGGCGTACATCCGGCTGAAGGACGGGGACATCCAGATCCATGCGCCGGGCAGGATCGACATCAAGGGCAGCATGCACAATTTCTCGGGCCCGGCCAGCATGCCGTATCCGATGCCGACGCAGCCGGATGCGGTGTGCGTGCCGTGCATGATGAAGCGCGCGGCGGGGCGATCGGCGTTCGTGTCGACGGGGGGCTGA
- a CDS encoding Rieske 2Fe-2S domain-containing protein: METVATLRSDSAARWLPLALSEQVSARAPLGVVCMGQPLVLYRDASGAARAMEDRCAHRRAPLSLGRVTPDGRLQCGYHGWIYDGASGACVAIPNLSQGEPVPPHYAVRAYETFERDGYVWGRAAHGADTRKPAAPPAPASRCAQRFAGCAAVAVGCDEYVAALADGPHLLMRIAGLRITDYVIADPEPRGGRIEMERGVTWAARAHNHRFGAHYPWTLRLAPPRDDALASVELDTRDGETALWASIAVVPAARGATNVMWRGGIAADASGADATLLRLWARLRRAPFAMREQIDARALSRLDVTCSRAWLGPYSRSAGAAAARGPDRLPCARKG; this comes from the coding sequence ATGGAGACCGTCGCAACGCTTCGTTCCGATTCCGCCGCGCGCTGGCTGCCGCTCGCGCTGTCCGAGCAGGTGAGCGCCCGGGCGCCGCTCGGCGTCGTCTGCATGGGACAGCCGCTCGTGCTGTATCGGGATGCATCGGGCGCCGCCCGCGCGATGGAGGATCGCTGCGCGCATCGCCGCGCGCCGTTGTCGCTCGGCCGCGTGACGCCCGACGGCCGACTGCAGTGCGGCTATCACGGCTGGATCTACGACGGCGCGTCAGGCGCATGCGTCGCGATCCCGAATCTGTCGCAAGGCGAGCCGGTGCCGCCGCACTATGCGGTGCGCGCCTACGAAACGTTCGAGCGCGACGGCTACGTGTGGGGCCGCGCGGCCCACGGCGCCGACACGCGAAAGCCGGCCGCGCCCCCCGCGCCCGCGTCGCGTTGCGCGCAGCGGTTCGCGGGTTGCGCGGCGGTCGCCGTCGGATGCGACGAGTATGTCGCCGCGCTGGCCGACGGCCCGCATCTGCTGATGCGCATCGCCGGCCTGCGCATCACGGATTACGTGATCGCGGACCCCGAACCGCGCGGCGGCCGCATCGAGATGGAGCGCGGCGTCACGTGGGCGGCGCGCGCGCACAATCACCGGTTCGGCGCGCATTATCCGTGGACGCTGCGGCTCGCGCCGCCGCGCGACGATGCGCTCGCGTCGGTCGAGCTCGACACGCGCGACGGCGAGACGGCGCTGTGGGCGTCGATCGCCGTCGTTCCCGCGGCGCGCGGCGCGACGAACGTCATGTGGCGCGGCGGCATCGCGGCTGACGCGAGCGGCGCCGACGCCACGCTGCTGCGCCTGTGGGCGCGGCTGCGCCGCGCGCCGTTCGCGATGCGCGAGCAGATCGACGCACGCGCGCTGTCGAGGCTCGACGTGACCTGCTCGCGCGCCTGGCTCGGCCCGTACTCGCGGTCTGCGGGTGCCGCCGCCGCGCGCGGGCCCGATCGATTACCGTGTGCGAGGAAAGGATGA
- a CDS encoding NAD(P)/FAD-dependent oxidoreductase has translation MRLPNRTQVLVIGGGPAGATGAAFLAREGVEVTLVDKEVFPRYHIGESLLPSCLEILTLMGARDTFDRHGFQRKPGAYFNWKGETWKLDFGELGGTYHYSYQVRREEFDHLLLQHARTVGAQVHEGVSVREILFDDGRPCAALCVAQDSGETATVEFDYLVDASGRNGLMSTRYLNNRKFHEIFRNVAAWGYWEGLSWPDDCAPGSILVSSIPDGWWWAIPLADRPTSVGVVMHRDAFLAAKRAGSLEQVYEQALALSPVMTKLTQHARLVTPLRTEQDYSYTCDSFAADGYFLSGDAACFLDPLLSTGVHLAMYSGMLAAASLASILRGEVAEREAAAYYRDSYRQAYLRFLVFVQTFYEAHGKLGYFSKADELSHYMIEAGDIRRAFLNLVSGLEDIADVEQATSHLMGEMSRRIDQNLALRKNKEALASAIGSPEAEDNARFFDAIEGLPCLSANMALDGLYVSTRPRLGLQRVAAM, from the coding sequence ATGCGTCTTCCGAATCGCACACAAGTCCTCGTCATCGGCGGCGGGCCGGCCGGCGCGACCGGCGCGGCATTCCTCGCCCGCGAGGGCGTTGAGGTCACGCTCGTCGACAAGGAGGTGTTCCCCCGCTATCACATCGGCGAATCGCTGCTGCCGTCGTGTCTCGAAATCCTCACGCTGATGGGCGCGCGCGACACGTTCGACCGCCACGGCTTCCAGCGCAAGCCCGGCGCGTACTTCAACTGGAAAGGCGAGACCTGGAAACTCGATTTCGGCGAGCTGGGCGGCACCTATCACTACAGCTACCAGGTGCGCCGCGAGGAATTCGACCACTTGCTGCTGCAGCATGCGCGCACGGTCGGCGCGCAGGTGCACGAAGGCGTCAGCGTGCGCGAGATCCTGTTCGACGACGGCCGCCCGTGCGCCGCGCTGTGCGTCGCGCAGGATTCCGGCGAGACGGCGACCGTCGAGTTCGACTATCTCGTCGACGCATCCGGACGCAACGGGCTGATGTCGACCCGCTACCTGAACAACCGCAAATTTCACGAGATCTTCCGCAACGTCGCGGCGTGGGGCTACTGGGAAGGCTTGAGCTGGCCCGACGATTGCGCGCCGGGCTCGATTCTCGTCAGCTCGATTCCGGACGGCTGGTGGTGGGCGATCCCGCTCGCCGACCGCCCGACGAGCGTCGGCGTCGTCATGCACCGCGACGCGTTCCTCGCGGCGAAGCGCGCCGGCTCGCTCGAGCAGGTCTACGAGCAGGCGCTCGCGCTGAGCCCGGTGATGACGAAGCTCACGCAACACGCGCGCCTCGTCACGCCGCTCAGGACCGAGCAGGATTATTCGTACACCTGCGATTCGTTCGCGGCGGACGGCTACTTCCTGTCCGGCGACGCCGCGTGCTTTCTCGATCCGCTGCTGTCCACGGGCGTGCACCTCGCGATGTACAGCGGCATGCTCGCCGCCGCGTCGCTCGCCAGCATCCTGCGCGGCGAGGTGGCCGAGCGGGAAGCCGCCGCGTACTATCGCGACAGCTACCGGCAGGCCTATCTGCGCTTCCTCGTGTTCGTGCAGACGTTCTACGAGGCGCACGGCAAGCTCGGCTACTTCAGCAAGGCCGACGAGTTGAGCCACTACATGATCGAGGCGGGCGACATCCGGCGCGCGTTCCTGAATCTCGTCTCCGGCCTCGAGGACATCGCCGACGTCGAGCAGGCCACGTCGCACCTGATGGGCGAAATGTCCCGCCGCATCGATCAGAACCTCGCGCTTCGCAAGAACAAGGAGGCGCTCGCATCGGCGATCGGCAGCCCGGAAGCCGAGGACAACGCGCGCTTCTTCGATGCGATCGAGGGGCTGCCCTGCCTGTCGGCGAACATGGCGCTCGACGGGCTTTACGTGTCGACCCGGCCCCGGCTCGGCCTGCAGCGCGTCGCCGCGATGTAG
- a CDS encoding DUF3304 domain-containing protein, whose product MTFATFQRMAFAAGFAVFTLTACAGSSFLPDDPLKGAGPALGMVPINHTDRYAVNIFVEKYWAGDAVAHNAGGKTACCFPGVKDWNKPVTVTWEWGYEEDPKTKAVTRPDEKHTVQVHFPPGGPNQGSDPYKTDAYLCVILRDRNTAELAFSPSGTGCAAK is encoded by the coding sequence ATGACCTTTGCTACATTCCAGCGCATGGCTTTCGCGGCGGGCTTTGCTGTCTTCACGCTGACCGCTTGCGCGGGTTCTAGTTTCTTGCCCGACGATCCTCTTAAGGGAGCCGGGCCTGCACTTGGAATGGTGCCGATTAATCATACGGATCGGTATGCGGTGAACATCTTCGTCGAAAAGTATTGGGCTGGCGACGCAGTAGCACATAACGCAGGAGGGAAAACGGCTTGCTGTTTTCCCGGTGTGAAGGACTGGAATAAGCCCGTGACAGTGACGTGGGAATGGGGGTACGAGGAGGATCCGAAGACAAAGGCGGTAACACGGCCAGACGAAAAACATACCGTGCAAGTTCATTTTCCGCCGGGTGGCCCAAATCAAGGTTCCGATCCATACAAGACGGACGCGTACCTCTGCGTTATTTTGCGTGATCGTAATACTGCCGAGTTGGCTTTTTCGCCTAGCGGAACTGGGTGTGCGGCCAAGTAA
- a CDS encoding DUF4123 domain-containing protein: MDTQTVFGEADSLGAHLYVLVDPLQNGSLPGALSVRSDHVACLMDGGADVRAVSPHLVYIPPSHFESARAWLERHGPSSPCATMLASPLSLAVLAEHLKSFLRVRLPDGEPIVLAYWDPAILATLVGSQDDETLFVKGPVLSDAQRQAWLAPILRWTYWDREGALRQIDWRQDRMPASAATLRPPFKLDQGQVDALIDASVPDGLLLHLNERDPSTLAEIPEDERYGFVCRQIERARQRGIEGVGVLMEYCSLAARYGEAFEASPEGAALLKPLLPVAIDRPQA; encoded by the coding sequence ATGGATACGCAAACCGTGTTCGGCGAGGCCGATTCGTTAGGGGCGCACCTATATGTGCTCGTCGACCCGTTGCAGAACGGCAGTCTGCCCGGTGCATTGTCGGTCCGGTCGGACCATGTCGCGTGCCTGATGGACGGCGGAGCGGACGTGCGGGCCGTTTCGCCGCATCTCGTCTATATCCCTCCAAGTCACTTTGAATCGGCGCGCGCATGGCTGGAGCGACATGGGCCGTCATCGCCGTGCGCGACGATGCTCGCATCGCCATTGTCGCTTGCAGTGCTCGCGGAGCATCTGAAGTCGTTTCTGCGCGTGCGCTTGCCGGATGGCGAACCGATCGTGCTCGCGTATTGGGACCCGGCGATTCTCGCGACGCTGGTCGGTTCGCAAGACGACGAGACGCTGTTCGTGAAAGGGCCGGTGCTGTCCGACGCGCAGCGTCAGGCATGGCTCGCGCCGATCCTGAGGTGGACGTATTGGGATCGCGAAGGCGCGCTGCGTCAGATCGACTGGCGTCAGGATCGGATGCCGGCCTCCGCCGCGACGCTCAGGCCGCCGTTCAAGCTCGATCAGGGGCAGGTGGATGCTTTGATTGATGCGAGTGTGCCGGACGGGTTGCTATTGCATCTCAATGAACGCGATCCGTCGACGTTAGCTGAAATCCCGGAAGACGAGCGCTACGGATTCGTATGCCGGCAGATTGAACGTGCTCGGCAGCGCGGTATCGAGGGAGTCGGCGTGCTCATGGAATACTGCTCGCTTGCCGCCCGGTATGGGGAGGCGTTCGAGGCATCGCCCGAAGGCGCTGCATTATTGAAACCGCTACTACCGGTAGCGATCGATCGACCCCAAGCATAA
- a CDS encoding aromatic ring-hydroxylating dioxygenase subunit alpha, which yields MLTVDNEDIEAASRPSDDWVPGGIRLRNAWFPLAHAFEVGARASRWRLHSQPCFLWRAGGRIHASRRHPDLPAARRPASDSPADADDYPVLERYGYVWIWYGDPGDASDALVPDVPFLPRDGGLPPHMQGNVRLDCCSPLLVENLLDLTHADFLHANVLGNERSDEDRIDVQFTSETVTMIRRCTHKSVAPIMRWFGGVRAKHQDVHAVIHVHVRSSVALAYGRYTPGIDLPLFHPCLPESRDRCRLSFALNATSTPWPLRVLMPLTPYVVAPQDNRMVGPQNGRYQEAGERRDLFSRFDRAGLRYRLLLRQLAQRQLDGDFSYAADALPGRDARGILGMPSP from the coding sequence ATGCTGACCGTCGACAACGAAGATATCGAGGCGGCAAGCCGCCCGAGCGACGACTGGGTGCCCGGCGGGATTCGCCTGCGCAACGCATGGTTTCCGCTCGCCCACGCGTTCGAAGTCGGCGCGCGCGCATCGCGCTGGCGGCTCCACTCGCAACCGTGCTTTCTGTGGCGCGCGGGCGGACGCATTCACGCATCGCGGCGGCACCCCGACCTGCCGGCCGCGCGACGCCCGGCGTCCGATTCGCCGGCCGACGCCGACGACTATCCGGTGCTCGAGCGATACGGCTACGTGTGGATCTGGTACGGAGACCCCGGCGACGCGAGCGACGCGCTCGTGCCCGACGTGCCGTTTCTGCCGCGCGACGGCGGGCTGCCTCCGCACATGCAGGGCAATGTCCGGCTCGACTGCTGCTCGCCCCTCCTCGTCGAAAATCTGCTGGACCTGACGCATGCGGACTTCCTGCATGCGAACGTGCTCGGCAACGAGCGTTCCGACGAGGACCGGATCGACGTGCAGTTCACGTCCGAGACGGTGACGATGATCCGGCGCTGCACGCACAAGTCGGTCGCGCCGATCATGCGCTGGTTCGGCGGCGTGCGCGCGAAGCATCAGGACGTTCACGCGGTGATTCACGTGCACGTGCGCAGCTCGGTCGCGCTCGCGTACGGCCGCTATACGCCGGGCATCGACCTGCCGCTGTTCCACCCGTGCCTGCCGGAGTCGCGCGACCGGTGCCGGCTCAGCTTCGCGCTGAACGCGACGTCCACGCCCTGGCCGCTGCGCGTGCTGATGCCGTTGACGCCTTACGTCGTCGCGCCGCAGGACAACCGGATGGTCGGCCCGCAGAACGGCCGCTACCAGGAAGCCGGCGAGCGCCGCGACCTGTTTTCGCGCTTCGACCGCGCGGGCCTGCGCTACCGGCTCCTGTTGCGGCAGCTCGCCCAGCGGCAGCTCGACGGCGATTTCTCTTACGCCGCCGATGCGCTCCCCGGCCGGGATGCGCGCGGCATCCTCGGCATGCCGTCCCCATAG
- a CDS encoding cation:proton antiporter has translation MADWILQLCVVIVVAFVLGALAQRLGQGRVVGELLAGLLLGPSAFGALAAAGHGVLPGEESAAILSRLGELGLVFLMFQTGTHIAWSIPQRRSAALVATVVAACGMALPFATGSVIAIASSHAFQPQASPLAYVLFCGIALSVSALPVMMRIVADARIAHRPAATLSILAATLTDALGWLILAAVGAIATSGLSPASTLHALGVLVAFFVASITLVRKIVLWLLDRARRDRSGSATLICALGYLLLSSWAASRLGFHSAFGALVAAVALSGRDDLRQWWDARFAGLADLVLIPLFFVSMGFRASFSALDGGAAWGWLVAFLIGGVAAKFGGCYAGARLCGIDRTEATLIGVLMNCRGTVELMVLAIGLQLRIIPVSLYTVLLIATLTMTWLSAMSTHRLAKRQSPLARRMAAADAPPARRAAPMRALGDDARLPNLPDLPEASRPSR, from the coding sequence ATGGCGGACTGGATACTGCAACTGTGCGTCGTGATCGTCGTCGCATTCGTGCTGGGCGCGCTCGCGCAGCGGCTCGGCCAAGGGCGCGTCGTGGGCGAGCTGCTCGCCGGGCTGCTGCTCGGCCCATCGGCGTTCGGCGCGCTCGCCGCCGCGGGGCACGGCGTGCTGCCCGGCGAGGAATCGGCCGCGATCCTCTCCCGGCTCGGCGAGCTCGGGCTCGTTTTCCTGATGTTCCAGACGGGCACGCACATCGCATGGTCGATTCCGCAAAGACGCTCCGCCGCGCTCGTCGCGACGGTCGTCGCGGCTTGCGGGATGGCGTTGCCGTTCGCAACCGGCAGCGTGATCGCGATCGCGTCGTCGCACGCGTTCCAGCCGCAGGCGTCGCCGCTCGCCTACGTGCTGTTCTGCGGCATCGCGCTGTCCGTTTCGGCGCTGCCCGTCATGATGCGCATCGTCGCCGACGCGCGCATCGCGCATCGCCCGGCGGCGACGCTGTCGATACTCGCGGCCACGCTGACCGACGCGCTCGGCTGGCTGATTCTCGCCGCCGTCGGCGCGATCGCGACATCCGGCCTGTCGCCTGCGTCGACGCTGCATGCGCTAGGCGTGCTCGTCGCGTTCTTCGTCGCGTCGATCACGCTCGTGCGCAAGATCGTCCTGTGGCTGCTCGATCGCGCGCGCCGGGACCGCAGCGGATCGGCGACATTGATTTGCGCGCTCGGCTATCTGCTGCTGTCGTCGTGGGCCGCCTCCCGGCTCGGCTTTCACAGCGCGTTCGGCGCCCTGGTCGCGGCCGTCGCCCTGTCGGGCCGCGACGATCTGCGGCAGTGGTGGGATGCGCGCTTCGCGGGGCTGGCCGACCTCGTCCTGATCCCGCTGTTCTTCGTCAGCATGGGCTTTCGCGCGTCGTTTTCCGCGCTCGACGGCGGCGCGGCGTGGGGGTGGCTCGTCGCGTTCCTGATCGGCGGCGTGGCGGCGAAATTCGGCGGCTGCTACGCCGGCGCGCGGCTATGCGGGATCGATCGCACCGAGGCGACGCTGATCGGCGTGCTGATGAACTGCCGCGGCACCGTCGAGCTGATGGTGCTCGCGATCGGCCTGCAACTGAGGATCATTCCTGTCTCGCTGTACACGGTCCTGCTGATCGCGACGCTGACGATGACCTGGCTGAGCGCCATGTCGACCCACCGGCTCGCGAAGCGGCAGTCGCCTCTCGCGCGACGCATGGCCGCCGCCGATGCGCCGCCGGCGCGGCGGGCCGCGCCGATGCGCGCGCTCGGCGACGACGCGCGTTTGCCAAACTTGCCCGACTTGCCGGAGGCATCGCGGCCATCGCGATGA